In Pyrus communis chromosome 11, drPyrComm1.1, whole genome shotgun sequence, the sequence ATCTTTCTAGACCCTAATTATagggaaaggaaaaacaaagatcCTACTTTCTACCTGAGaaaaattctaccaaaaaataaaataaaaataaaaatagatgagGATTCCATGGAGCCACGTATGATCCAATCTGACAGGATTTACTCGACACCAGGTCACACCTCACTGTAAAAACTCTGAACTGCCTATATAATTAACTGAACCCCAGCAGTTCAAACAAGCTTCAGGAATAAGAacaattctagagagagaagggagtgcgagagagagagagaaagagagagagaggagagatttAGGAGCAAGAGAGCCAGAGAATTAGTGAATTACTCGAGACACACACCCACCATTGAATGGCAAACCGTGTAATCCCAGTAGCATCAAAACTCCTGAAAAATGTCAGGCCACTTAACTCCGCCTCCTCCACCACCATATCCGCCATTTCCCAGCCAATCGGCTATGCCGAAAAAGCACCACACCCCACAGCCACCACCATCGACGCCGACCCCAGCCTTTCCAGCTTTGATGACGCGGACAAGCTCTTTGCCTCGGTCTCCACGTCGCGGCTGTTGAGGGCGGCGTTGAACCTCCACATGGTGGCGGTGGAGCCGATGGTGGATGTTGGAATGTGGGTCATGCGTTCCAAGCTCATGCAGACTCCCTTGATCAAAGACGTGATCTTGGGGATGATACGGTCCACGATTTATGACCACTTTTGCGCCGGCGAAGACGCCGTAGCCGCCGGAAAGTCGGTGCTGGAGCTAAACGAGGCGGGGCTGAGAGGGATGCTGGTTTACGCTTTGGAGTACGCCGGTGACAACGAGGCATGTGACAAGAACTTGCAAGGCTTCTTGGACACCGCTGAATCTACCAAATCCCTGCCACCTTCTTCGGTAAGTAGTTCTCCACATCACGCCAAAATCAAAGATTCAAGAGTCgatttgacttttctttgatCATATCGAaattctgtttttcttttctattttttaaccgagaaatgctaaaaaaattcttttttaaattttgatttttcttatgtaaaataagatttatggTTATAGGAATATTCTTTTAAgtgtaaatgaaaaatattaggtttgattttcatcaaaagatgaatttaaactacattattactaattTTTACCGCTAATTCATCCCCTCTTGCAATACCGCTAGTTAAAGAAAATAACAAGACTTAATGGTTAAAATATTCCGTTACTCAATGTTAATATTGTTTCGACATGTCACATGAACGAGTCTGAATCCATACAGTTGACATGTAGGATTGCGGGTCCTACTTTCGCTTTATGCCATTTGGTTCGTTGCAGGGAATGAGGATCTTGCCGGATTCTAAGAATTTTCAAAtatatccgtttatcgtatcttgtgcgataaaaaattattgtaaattttttttatttaaacttgAATATGAACAGTATCTGACAAAAATTGATTGTATAATGTATAATAAACGGATGTGATTAAAGAATTCCTAAGATGCTTACAAAGATGATCCGGTGAGGATCCTCTATGCATGCACCACCAAGTTGTTTGCCCAACCTTGAATCTTCCATCTAGGCCCAGGGCTGTTTACATTTGATTTGGCTCCCTAGTTGCTGCCGACAAATCTTCCAACATCAATCAACCATTTACTAttcttaatattatttttaatgggaagtgttattagtgcttcaaaaatcttattctatacTTTCACaacacaagtgtatttttctttctaaatataggaAGTTTGGAATGTAGATTGAGAATTTTGGATTGTCAATAACAATgccctttttaatttttcaattatcACTAATTGAATCTTGATTAGCGCAATTTGCAAACCATGTGAAAGCCTTGTACGCCAATGGAGTTTGATTCTGACAGTGACTTGTCAAAAAAGCACTTCCAAGCAAAGCAATTCTTGTTgcgattttgtttttcttcaccACTTGCTCGTGAAGTTTATTTGTGATGGTAACTGAAACTGAAAGTGATGTTTTGGCTTGTAACAGGTGAGCTTTGTCATTGTGAAAATTACTGCAATTTGCCCCACCAATCTGCTTCGGCGAGTGAGTGACTTGCTGAGATGGCAACAGCAAGATCCGTCTTTCATTCTCCCATGGAAGCGCGATACGTTTCCCATTTTCTCCGAATCGAGCCCTCTCTACCATACCCTCGAAAAGCCGGAGCCTTTGACTCCGGAAGAAGAGCGTGATCTCGAATTAGTCCACCAGAGACTACTAAAACTGTCCCAAAAGTGCGCGGAAGCCAATGTGCCTCTATCCGTCGATGCAGAGTACACTTCAATTCAACCGGCCATCGATTACTTGACCTACTCCTCTGCGATCATCTACAACAAAGATGATAACGCAATTGTTTACGGGACGATTCAAGCTTACTTGAAAGATGCAAAGGAAAGATTGTTGCTGGCAACAAAGGCCGCAGATAAGATGGGCGTTTCAATGGGGTTCAAAGTGGTGAGGGGCGCTTATATGTCAAGTGAAGGAAAATTAGCTTCTTCCTTGGGCTATAAGTCTCCTATCCACGATTGCATTGAGGACACGCATGCGTGCTACAACGATTGTGCTTCGTTCATGCTCGAGAGGATTGCAAATGGCTCTGATGCAGTTGTCCTTGCAACCCATAATGTTGAATCAGGTAAATAAAACTTGCAGAAAAGCCCACTACATTGGTTTAGAGTTTTGTATCGGTAGTATGTCTGACGTGAAATGTTGAATGCAAATGTAGGGAGACTGGCAATGGCAAAGGCACATGAAATCGGGGTCGGGAAGGTGCACCAAAAGCTCGAATTTGCACAGCTGTACGGAATGGCAGAATCGCTCTCCTTCGGTCTGAAAAATTCAGGGTTTCAAGTGAGCAAGTACATGCCATTCGGACCGATACAGTTGGTGCTGCCTTACCTGTTAAGGAGGGCTGAAGAGAACAGGGGACTCCTATCTGCTTCATCTCAAGACAGACGACTCACAAGGTAAATTAAAAATCGGATAAAAACTTGTATATTCGCAGCGTAAAAGGTCGGTAAAGGATCAGTTTTATTCTAAAGCCGGTTTGAACTCTTCCTTTGAATACAGGGCGGAGCTAATGAGGAGACTTAAAGCCGCAATCATCTAACGCAAAAACAAAGCCTTTGTGGAACAGCAAACTTGCTGATCCATCAACAATCTTGTAAATAGGATGATCTGTAATTGTGGTGGATTGCTCGTAAGTTAGTTGAATTAAAATGTGCATATAGGAATTAGGAAATCTGGGTTCTGTTTTCCACATTACATTAGGTTGTTCTACTGGGCAACAGATCCATATTTGCTTCCTAGGTCTACTTCCATGGCAATCCACCACAAGCACCGGCGCCCTATCGACCGCGTTTAAGATCGTGTGGCTTCCTTCAACAGAAGGAATATGAATAAAATGTTCATGTTGCTTCCAAATTActcaatgtgtgtggacaatgTTTGAATAACTAGGAGTAACTAAAGAACTTAGGTAAGGCTGCCCTTTCTCACATGAGTGGGACCATCGTTGAGTCgaacaaaactaaaatacaCGAAATACATGAATTTCATGATTTTGTGAAGGTGGTCGGAAAGGTCACGTGATCAGGCATTCTGATCTAAATCTGCAAATTGCAATATAAAAGCACATCCTTGACTCAAATTCCCAAATACTGGCAATCAAAGACATTTAGGAGTGCCTTGCGGTGGTTATCAATCAACATCTTTTCTCAGATCAACATGGGGAACGCATGGGCGGTGGGGTCTCAAGTTTCCAAACCATAAAATATTCCatttatttaattctttttattgtCAATAATTATAagtcaaataattataatcctGTAGATATCATAGTTTAATACATTGGAATGATACAGCAATGTGCTTCAACCAATATTATGGGTACGGGTGAATCCAAAAATGAAACCCTAATGCTGCCTCTAACCTGGAAACATAGTTCATGTGTATCATCACGGTATGCTTTGCAATATCTTGGCATCGAACTACTCGATACCTGATCGCCTCTTCGAAGTTCATGACAGTGCAAGTACGATCCTATATCGGCTGTCCAACTCGTAGCAGTAATATCGCTTCTCATACAGCGCCGGACCTGTATCTGAGAAGCCTCGTCGTGTAGATTCAGCCTTCTGGTAAACGGTCATGGTATCATTTCACTATCACACAGGAAAACGAAACAAAATTGTGTTGAAAGACATGAGAGAGTCCAAGAGAATCTTAAAATCATGAGAAAACGGCATATTAGTGGGTGTCAAAATCACACATATTATTCCAATAAACTGGGAAACTATAGGCCTGCTCTTGGTTCAGGTTGCTGACAAGATTAGCAATACATCCTAGTTGGAAAATGACATTCCGCCAACCATCATTTCATGGATTCCATGATTCCCATGATATAAGCAAGATTTACATAAACATATCAAATTATCCAAGCTTTTTAGCTTaaaatggttcatgagattGTCATAACTCCTCAcattggtccttgagatttaaaatcgatagaagtggtcgtTGAGATTGTCCACCTGTCAATCATTTTGTTCCTTCTATAAAAATCttctttaaattgaaaaaagcaCCAGTTCAAGGGGAGgagttgatttgacaaaaatactatttaatggagatttctcacgaaatgaccaaaatgattgatggtggataaTCTCAAGGACCACTTCTTTCGGTTTTAAATCTGAGGGACCATTTGGATAAAAAGCCAATTATCAATGCATGTACAGTATCTTTACAGTCTCACAGAATCTAATATCATCACTAAAAAACAAGAGCAATTTAACAATGGAACCTTGTACAAGGAACAGAAGATGTAAAATTGCAAAATCAAGACAGCTGATGATTCTCGAAAATATGAAGATAACGGAACCAAGAAAATGTGGACAAGTTAGTGTTACTATTACTTATTCCGCCTTCAGTGTGACCACTGAAGTTGGAATAGATATGCGTGGATGAGGATTTGATTCAGTATGAACTGCTGTCGAACATCTTTTAAGTTGACGATTTTCCATGAACTACAAATCTGGACATTTCTACCAATATCGATTGATGTCAACCTAAAATTGATATTTGCTCCTGTGCTCTATTTTTCCTGTATACGAACTTGAGCTTCTATAGACAAGACATGACTATAGCTATGAACTTTCACCCATATGGATATAGATGACACTGAACTCCCCAGATCATGACGGAACAAAGTTTAGAGCACGGATATAGATGGTAAGTTCAGCTTTCATATATGGGATACCAAAAACTAACCATTTCAAATTAATTGACTTTATATATTAGATGATAATAacaaatataaatcaaaattgCTAACTCGTAAAAAATTTGTATTGTATCATTCATATCACTACCACTAGAACGTATGGACATACTCAGCTCAGAGTTTGATATCCTAGAGGCCCTTGCACTCCGTCTTGCCTTGTGTTCTTTCCCATCAGAGAAGGCATCCACGGGAACATTTTCCCAAGCTCCTTGCTTATTGTACTCGGCCTAAGTTGCTTATCATTAATTCCAAATTTTGCTCTTTCAATTGCTTCCATTACATCTTCTCTGGCCACAGTTTCACCACCTGTAACAGACCATAGATTGAGAGGAAGTTGAGATCTGTGTACAAATTCAGAAAACCAAAAGATAATTTGGATGTACTGTATACCCTACCCCTACGAGCAGCAAGTAAAGCAGCTTCATTGACGATGTTTGCAAGATCAGCACCTACATAACCTCTTGTCAGTGAAGCAATGAGATCGCAAATAAGATTAGTGTCTTCCTCCAAAGGAACTCCTCTCAAATGTACAGCCAAtatctttctccttccttcttcATCTGGTTCTCCTAC encodes:
- the LOC137708748 gene encoding proline dehydrogenase 2, mitochondrial-like, with amino-acid sequence MANRVIPVASKLLKNVRPLNSASSTTISAISQPIGYAEKAPHPTATTIDADPSLSSFDDADKLFASVSTSRLLRAALNLHMVAVEPMVDVGMWVMRSKLMQTPLIKDVILGMIRSTIYDHFCAGEDAVAAGKSVLELNEAGLRGMLVYALEYAGDNEACDKNLQGFLDTAESTKSLPPSSVSFVIVKITAICPTNLLRRVSDLLRWQQQDPSFILPWKRDTFPIFSESSPLYHTLEKPEPLTPEEERDLELVHQRLLKLSQKCAEANVPLSVDAEYTSIQPAIDYLTYSSAIIYNKDDNAIVYGTIQAYLKDAKERLLLATKAADKMGVSMGFKVVRGAYMSSEGKLASSLGYKSPIHDCIEDTHACYNDCASFMLERIANGSDAVVLATHNVESGRLAMAKAHEIGVGKVHQKLEFAQLYGMAESLSFGLKNSGFQVSKYMPFGPIQLVLPYLLRRAEENRGLLSASSQDRRLTRAELMRRLKAAII